A stretch of Corynebacterium timonense DNA encodes these proteins:
- a CDS encoding DUF4442 domain-containing protein, whose translation MHFSPKALRRFMFLWPPFLGAGIRVAEFADDGSRVVVTHKLTRLNRNAVGTAFGGTIMAMTDPFFMLASMARLGRDYRVWDVAGEVRFVKPGKGRLTATMEIPDETYELIAEKTAGGEKYLHWFDTTVVDEEGDAIAHVRRQVYYRRKRSK comes from the coding sequence ATGCACTTCTCCCCCAAAGCGCTGCGCCGCTTCATGTTCCTCTGGCCGCCCTTCCTCGGCGCCGGAATCCGCGTCGCCGAGTTTGCGGACGACGGCTCTCGGGTCGTCGTCACGCATAAGCTCACACGGCTCAACCGCAACGCCGTGGGCACCGCGTTCGGCGGCACCATCATGGCCATGACCGACCCCTTCTTCATGCTCGCCTCGATGGCGCGGCTGGGGCGCGACTACCGGGTGTGGGACGTCGCGGGCGAGGTGCGCTTTGTCAAACCCGGCAAGGGGCGGCTCACCGCCACCATGGAGATTCCCGACGAGACGTACGAGCTCATCGCCGAAAAGACGGCCGGCGGGGAGAAGTACCTGCACTGGTTTGACACCACCGTCGTCGACGAGGAGGGCGACGCCATCGCACACGTGCGGCGCCAGGTGTACTACCGGCGCAAGCGCAGCAAGTAG
- a CDS encoding restriction endonuclease, protein MGIHIWGLHNNALKEELLEQGFVSIGWDELGDLRALARRREAIKAELARLHPEDSAGRISTHAGVVYRFAHVMEPGDLVVAPYRPDSTINIGRISGEYYYESDAPLHRHRRPVEWLKTGVARNEFSQSALYELGSAVTLFSVRRHQQEILAVFEGDRVTTPQAQPVADVTDSDEPTPEMPNAARIEQATGDFVLEAVSKEITPAEFESLTADVLRALGYRARVTPYSRDGGVDVIAHKDPLGVEPPQIMVQCKQIIGSVTVPDVQQLVGAGWGSSLLFVTTGSFTRDAQIIERQNARLRLIGGSEFAALVIANYEKLPEKWRKVVPLRPVMAVDTSAE, encoded by the coding sequence GTGGGAATTCACATCTGGGGGCTTCATAACAACGCGTTGAAGGAAGAGCTTCTCGAGCAGGGGTTTGTCAGCATCGGGTGGGATGAGCTGGGAGACTTGAGGGCATTGGCGAGGCGCCGAGAGGCAATCAAGGCGGAGCTGGCCCGCCTGCACCCGGAAGACTCTGCGGGACGCATTAGTACTCATGCCGGCGTGGTCTACCGGTTCGCTCACGTGATGGAACCCGGTGACTTGGTTGTTGCACCCTACAGGCCTGACAGCACCATCAACATCGGTCGCATCTCAGGTGAGTACTACTACGAGTCAGATGCGCCGCTCCACCGTCACCGCCGTCCAGTTGAGTGGCTCAAAACGGGTGTAGCGCGCAACGAGTTCAGCCAGAGTGCGCTGTATGAACTGGGATCAGCGGTCACGCTCTTTTCCGTGCGACGCCATCAGCAGGAAATTCTCGCGGTTTTCGAAGGCGACCGGGTGACAACTCCCCAGGCGCAGCCCGTCGCTGATGTCACCGACTCGGACGAGCCGACCCCTGAGATGCCGAATGCCGCTCGCATCGAGCAGGCGACGGGGGACTTTGTGCTCGAAGCAGTGAGTAAAGAGATCACACCAGCCGAGTTCGAGAGCCTCACCGCAGATGTGCTCCGCGCTCTCGGGTACCGCGCCCGGGTCACTCCGTACAGCAGAGACGGCGGGGTTGACGTGATTGCGCACAAAGACCCGTTGGGCGTGGAGCCGCCGCAGATCATGGTGCAGTGCAAGCAAATAATTGGATCCGTAACGGTACCTGACGTCCAGCAATTGGTGGGAGCTGGCTGGGGGAGCTCACTCTTGTTCGTCACCACTGGGAGCTTCACTCGGGACGCCCAAATAATTGAAAGGCAGAACGCCCGACTCCGTTTGATCGGGGGCAGCGAATTCGCTGCCTTAGTCATCGCGAACTACGAGAAGTTGCCGGAGAAGTGGCGCAAGGTAGTGCCGCTTCGCCCGGTGATGGCCGTCGACACCAGCGCGGAGTGA
- a CDS encoding PH domain-containing protein has translation MEMSNIAEWTLVAEAPIPEDFRQIVVPGEEPIVAFKTYRDSAIFTTRRLIVRDAQGIRGKKVEMYSLPYSSINMWSTENAGTLDFNAEIELWTRAGCIKIKIGRGLDVRKVDALIGRCVLGG, from the coding sequence ATGGAAATGAGCAACATCGCCGAATGGACGCTGGTGGCGGAGGCCCCCATCCCGGAGGACTTCCGCCAGATCGTTGTGCCCGGCGAGGAACCGATCGTGGCCTTCAAGACCTACCGGGACAGCGCCATCTTCACCACCCGCCGACTCATCGTCCGCGACGCCCAGGGCATCCGCGGCAAGAAAGTTGAGATGTACTCGCTGCCGTACTCCTCGATCAACATGTGGTCCACGGAGAATGCCGGCACGCTCGACTTCAACGCCGAGATTGAGCTGTGGACACGCGCCGGGTGCATCAAGATCAAGATCGGCCGCGGCCTCGACGTGCGCAAAGTCGACGCACTCATCGGTCGCTGCGTGCTGGGGGGCTGA
- a CDS encoding EndoU domain-containing protein, with product MSEHRDMYAGTLDNLRILAQRDLLAWWKRTEGLGFVEQKRLLVEPFAAIVAKYGEHAAYAAADYLFLERSLDDTLRELEYPEVADPVGFEQARGSFQAATWVDNINDAEKRALALRKLQGITNRLVVDPARRTVGLATLKAGTRYARVPEPGACSFCLMLGSRGAVYSSKTVLSELGRYHDNCRCLAIEVKVDSDLPRINRELMKQHQVISREVGHAADLNDWRQWVDASRQQTDTGASWPRLKYCRIPSYMGNGISSVFPGEKLPPLDKMPGHVLYGWRDPNEGDKKKLREGKSVRGWPHNELLAEGHRWDSKRKGASKFPRGWTDQMIVDAVRDTIEDPQWTRKTSSAREVWRIIDGIVVYAKYVTADGYEQFIMAYPEVKNKIPPRARKVGD from the coding sequence GTGAGTGAACACCGTGACATGTATGCCGGCACACTGGATAATCTGCGGATTCTTGCCCAGCGTGACCTGCTGGCGTGGTGGAAACGCACTGAGGGGCTTGGATTTGTGGAGCAGAAGCGCCTTCTTGTCGAGCCGTTCGCGGCGATCGTGGCGAAGTACGGGGAGCATGCGGCGTATGCTGCTGCCGACTACCTGTTCCTGGAGCGCTCGCTGGATGACACTCTGCGCGAGTTGGAGTATCCAGAGGTGGCTGACCCTGTGGGGTTCGAGCAGGCGCGGGGGTCATTTCAGGCCGCGACGTGGGTCGATAACATCAACGATGCAGAAAAGCGTGCTCTTGCTTTGCGAAAGCTGCAGGGGATCACGAATCGGCTGGTTGTGGATCCTGCCCGCAGGACGGTCGGATTGGCGACTTTGAAAGCGGGCACACGGTATGCGCGTGTGCCGGAGCCGGGGGCGTGTTCGTTTTGCCTCATGCTGGGTTCACGTGGCGCGGTCTACAGCAGCAAGACGGTACTGAGTGAGCTCGGCAGGTATCACGATAATTGCCGCTGCTTGGCCATTGAGGTGAAGGTAGATTCGGACTTACCGCGGATCAATCGCGAGTTGATGAAACAGCATCAGGTGATTAGCCGAGAGGTAGGGCATGCTGCTGATCTGAATGATTGGCGACAGTGGGTTGATGCCTCGCGCCAGCAGACTGACACAGGCGCAAGCTGGCCACGGCTGAAGTACTGCAGAATCCCCAGTTACATGGGAAATGGGATATCGTCGGTGTTTCCAGGAGAAAAGCTGCCGCCACTAGATAAGATGCCGGGGCATGTTCTCTACGGGTGGAGAGACCCTAATGAGGGAGACAAAAAGAAACTAAGGGAAGGGAAGTCAGTCCGCGGGTGGCCACATAATGAGTTGCTTGCGGAAGGGCACAGGTGGGATTCAAAGCGAAAAGGCGCCTCAAAGTTCCCGAGGGGGTGGACGGACCAAATGATCGTCGACGCAGTTCGCGATACTATCGAAGACCCCCAATGGACGAGGAAGACAAGTTCGGCCAGAGAGGTATGGCGGATCATCGATGGGATTGTGGTCTACGCCAAATACGTCACAGCTGATGGATACGAGCAGTTCATCATGGCGTATCCTGAAGTCAAGAACAAGATCCCACCGCGAGCACGAAAAGTAGGTGATTGA
- a CDS encoding DNA polymerase III subunit delta', whose product MTVKSVSDRLADTPRVRETIMAAAAAARGIGDPRAMTHSWLLTGPPGSGRSTTAVAFAAALVCTDPDTIGCGRCQGCLDALSDSHTDIVHVVPKELVIHVEAMRDIVHQAARLPTVANWRVIIIDDADRFTEQAADAFLKTVEEPPAKTVIILSAPSTDPEDFSQTLRSRCRHLYIPAPSEDEIVRILTEEEGASLHDARLAAATSLRHIGRARLLVKNTDVQARRAQAINLAELVFHGDQAFQAVGALIAAAKKESVSAYAEEDEKERVELAQAVGVGARGKGAAKALRGSEAALRELEERQKKRSTRRGRDVLDLTLVDLAGVYRDAMVLKSGADVGLTHPDFEGLSAEIAARVDLAGLVACQDAIAKCRESLDQNVQPTIAFNGMLGRIRQACNVK is encoded by the coding sequence GTGACGGTGAAAAGCGTGAGCGACAGGCTCGCCGACACCCCGCGGGTGCGCGAGACCATCATGGCGGCCGCGGCCGCAGCCCGGGGCATCGGCGACCCGCGGGCGATGACGCATTCGTGGCTGCTGACCGGCCCGCCCGGCTCGGGCCGGTCCACCACCGCCGTTGCGTTCGCCGCCGCGCTCGTGTGCACCGACCCGGACACGATCGGCTGCGGGCGCTGCCAGGGCTGCCTCGACGCGTTGTCGGATTCCCACACCGATATCGTCCACGTCGTACCGAAGGAGCTGGTCATCCACGTCGAGGCGATGCGTGACATCGTCCACCAGGCCGCCCGCCTGCCCACGGTGGCGAACTGGCGCGTCATCATCATCGACGACGCCGACCGCTTCACCGAGCAGGCCGCCGACGCCTTCCTCAAAACCGTCGAGGAGCCCCCCGCCAAGACCGTCATCATCCTCTCCGCACCCTCGACGGATCCGGAGGACTTCTCCCAAACGCTGCGCTCGCGCTGCCGCCACCTCTATATCCCCGCCCCCTCGGAAGACGAGATCGTGCGCATCCTCACGGAGGAAGAGGGAGCTTCGCTTCACGACGCCCGCCTCGCCGCCGCCACCTCACTGCGCCACATCGGCCGCGCCCGCCTGCTGGTGAAGAACACGGACGTGCAGGCCCGCCGCGCCCAGGCGATCAACCTTGCCGAGCTGGTGTTCCACGGCGACCAAGCCTTCCAGGCCGTTGGCGCGCTCATCGCCGCGGCGAAGAAGGAGTCCGTCTCCGCCTACGCCGAAGAGGACGAGAAGGAGCGCGTGGAGCTGGCGCAGGCCGTCGGTGTCGGCGCCAGGGGGAAGGGGGCGGCGAAGGCGCTGCGGGGCAGCGAGGCGGCACTACGCGAGCTCGAGGAGCGGCAAAAGAAGCGCTCGACGCGCCGCGGCCGCGACGTCCTCGACCTCACACTCGTGGACCTGGCGGGGGTGTACCGCGACGCGATGGTGCTCAAAAGCGGCGCCGACGTCGGGCTGACCCACCCGGATTTCGAGGGGTTGAGCGCCGAGATCGCCGCCCGGGTGGATCTCGCGGGCCTGGTCGCGTGCCAGGATGCGATTGCGAAGTGCCGCGAAAGCCTGGACCAGAACGTGCAGCCGACTATCGCGTTCAACGGGATGCTCGGGCGCATCCGCCAGGCCTGTAACGTCAAGTAA
- a CDS encoding adenylate/guanylate cyclase domain-containing protein: protein MDRLWRGLKWLWGTSWPLYAATVLGTNVLGALAIMLFIRFFIPLPEVESLSVTSNGAGIIGLTYLVVAVIIGAAVTFLLFRPVLDWQRNPDAHDPNMVRNLVMRIPGMQTWVVVAVWLIGIAIAGIISSRVSARLTVVVVVSTLMACVIVAILTYVQAARLVRPIAASALARRFEDATLEPPIAARLYFTWFTTTGVPVLGILLLIWAQRNNYFTNTPGELIPAVTALAVTALVTGILGTTFAIMSVVDPIKELQAAINRVRRGQSDTQVDIYDGSEIGVLQAGFNEMMRGLNERQRVRDIFGRYVGIEVAQKALEEKPELGGEDRKVAVVFIDVIGSTTFAVDHTPEEVVAALNDFFEVVVEVVHRNKGVINKFEGDAALAVFGAPIALHDATSHALQAARELREEILGLQLQAGIGVASGHVVAGHIGGSDRFEYTVIGDAVNAAARLTELAKDTPGQVLTNAATLRAANEVEQQRWTLMKSIELRGRNQMTQLARPVRATLADRS from the coding sequence ATGGACAGACTGTGGCGCGGCCTGAAGTGGCTTTGGGGAACCTCGTGGCCCCTGTACGCTGCGACTGTTTTGGGCACCAACGTGCTCGGCGCCTTGGCAATCATGCTGTTCATCCGCTTCTTCATCCCGCTGCCGGAGGTGGAGTCGCTCTCGGTGACCAGTAACGGCGCCGGCATCATCGGCCTGACGTACCTCGTCGTCGCCGTCATTATCGGCGCCGCGGTGACCTTCCTGCTGTTCCGGCCGGTGCTGGACTGGCAGCGCAACCCCGACGCCCACGACCCCAACATGGTGCGCAACCTCGTCATGCGCATCCCGGGGATGCAAACGTGGGTCGTCGTCGCGGTCTGGCTCATCGGCATTGCCATCGCGGGGATCATCTCCTCGCGCGTCAGCGCGCGCCTCACCGTCGTGGTCGTGGTGTCCACGCTCATGGCGTGCGTCATCGTGGCCATCCTCACCTACGTCCAGGCCGCCCGCCTGGTGCGGCCCATCGCCGCCAGCGCCCTGGCGCGGCGTTTCGAGGACGCGACGCTGGAGCCCCCCATCGCCGCTCGGCTCTACTTCACCTGGTTCACCACCACGGGCGTCCCGGTTCTGGGCATCCTGCTGCTCATCTGGGCGCAGCGCAACAACTACTTCACCAACACCCCCGGCGAGCTCATCCCCGCCGTCACCGCGCTGGCTGTCACGGCGCTCGTGACCGGGATCTTGGGCACCACCTTCGCCATCATGAGCGTCGTCGACCCCATCAAGGAGCTGCAGGCGGCGATCAACCGCGTGCGCCGCGGCCAGTCCGATACGCAGGTGGACATCTACGACGGGTCCGAGATCGGGGTGCTCCAGGCAGGCTTTAACGAGATGATGCGCGGGCTCAACGAGCGCCAGCGCGTCCGCGACATCTTCGGCCGCTACGTCGGCATCGAGGTGGCGCAGAAGGCGCTCGAAGAAAAGCCCGAGCTTGGCGGCGAGGACCGCAAGGTCGCCGTCGTGTTCATCGACGTCATCGGCTCCACCACCTTCGCCGTCGACCACACGCCCGAGGAGGTCGTCGCGGCGCTCAACGACTTCTTCGAGGTCGTCGTCGAGGTGGTGCACCGCAACAAGGGCGTGATCAACAAGTTCGAGGGCGACGCCGCGCTCGCGGTCTTCGGCGCGCCCATCGCGCTTCACGACGCCACATCCCACGCCCTCCAAGCCGCCCGCGAACTGCGCGAAGAGATCCTCGGACTGCAGCTGCAAGCCGGCATCGGCGTCGCCTCCGGCCACGTCGTCGCCGGCCACATCGGCGGCTCCGACCGCTTCGAATACACCGTCATCGGCGACGCCGTCAACGCCGCCGCCCGCCTCACCGAGCTGGCGAAGGACACCCCCGGGCAGGTCCTCACCAACGCCGCGACGCTGCGCGCCGCCAACGAGGTGGAGCAGCAGCGGTGGACCCTCATGAAGTCCATCGAGCTGCGCGGGCGCAACCAAATGACGCAGCTGGCGCGCCCCGTGCGGGCGACGCTGGCGGACAGGTCGTAG
- the topA gene encoding type I DNA topoisomerase, producing the protein MSPSVADNGTTLVIVESATKAKKIQKYLGDDYIVEASVGHIRDLPGRAADIPAKYKKEPWAKLGVNPEEGFAPIYVVSPDKKKKVSDLKDKLKRADRLLLATDPDREGEAIAWHLLETLKPTVPVERMVFNEITESAIREAAENTRELDMDLVEAQETRRILDRLYGYEVSPVLWKKVMPRLSAGRVQSVATRVIVERERERMAFVSAEYWDLTATLTPGGDPFDAKLVGVDGKRVAQGRDFDDRGHVTSQGVYVVDEPAARALAEGLEGAAMQVDKVEEKPYTRRPYAPFMTSTLQQEAGRKLHFTSARTMRIAQRLYENGHITYMRTDSTSLSQQGLDAARSAATELYGSEYVSDAPRRYDRKVKNSQEAHEAIRPAGERFATPGQLAGSLDAEEFKLYELIWQRTVASQMNDARGTSMKVTVAGTASSGEAVEFAATGRTITFPGWLRAYSDATDQEAHLPRLREGDALETQAISVDGHSTNPPARYTEASLVKKMEDLGIGRPSTYASIIKTIQDRGYVAVRGSALVPTWVAFSVVGLLENNFDALVDYDFTSSMEDELDEIAHGNENRTEWLTGFYFGDADAEDSMAEAVARRGGLKHMIEDNLESIDARAANSLALFDDDEGRPVIVRVGRYGPYIERQVGTDDNGDPDYQRANVPESATPDEITLELAEKLFATPRSGRELGENPENGRMVVAKEGRFGPYVTELVRDDERERAEAHAETVVAAERAAEDEQRAAEGKRAKNWETKTAAAQKEKRIAALVDEQLKPATASLFSTMEPSTVTLEEALKLLSLPREVGVDPADGEVITAQNGRYGPYLKKGSDSRSLSSEEQIFDITLDEARRIYAEPKRRGRAAAKPPLKMLGDNDVSGKPMSVKDGRFGPYVTDGSTNASLQRGDTPETMTDQRANELLSARRAREAEEGTAPATKKATKKAAPKKATKKTTKKATKKATKKAAKRPAKTTKRVVRARKK; encoded by the coding sequence GTGTCACCCAGCGTGGCAGACAACGGCACAACCCTCGTCATCGTGGAGTCGGCGACGAAGGCGAAGAAGATCCAGAAGTACCTGGGCGACGACTACATCGTTGAGGCGTCGGTCGGGCATATTCGAGATCTTCCGGGCCGCGCCGCAGACATCCCGGCGAAGTATAAGAAGGAGCCGTGGGCCAAGCTGGGCGTCAACCCCGAGGAGGGCTTCGCGCCGATCTACGTGGTCAGCCCCGACAAAAAGAAGAAGGTCTCCGACCTTAAGGACAAGCTCAAGCGGGCCGACCGCCTGCTGCTGGCCACCGACCCGGACCGCGAGGGCGAGGCGATCGCCTGGCACCTGCTGGAGACACTCAAGCCCACCGTGCCGGTGGAGCGGATGGTGTTTAACGAGATCACCGAGTCCGCCATCCGTGAGGCCGCCGAAAACACCCGCGAGCTGGACATGGACCTTGTCGAGGCGCAGGAGACTCGCCGCATTCTTGACCGCCTCTACGGCTACGAGGTCTCGCCCGTGCTGTGGAAGAAGGTCATGCCGCGCTTATCCGCCGGTCGCGTGCAGTCGGTGGCCACCCGCGTCATCGTCGAGCGCGAGCGCGAGCGCATGGCCTTCGTTTCCGCTGAGTACTGGGACCTGACGGCGACGCTGACGCCCGGTGGCGATCCCTTCGACGCGAAGCTTGTCGGCGTCGACGGCAAGCGCGTGGCGCAGGGCCGTGACTTCGACGACCGCGGCCACGTGACGTCGCAGGGCGTCTACGTCGTGGACGAACCGGCGGCACGCGCCCTCGCCGAAGGTCTCGAAGGCGCGGCGATGCAGGTGGACAAGGTGGAGGAGAAGCCCTACACCCGCCGCCCCTACGCGCCGTTTATGACCTCTACGCTGCAGCAGGAGGCAGGGCGCAAGCTGCACTTCACCTCGGCGCGCACGATGCGCATCGCGCAGCGCCTGTACGAAAACGGCCATATCACCTACATGCGTACGGACTCGACGTCGTTGTCGCAGCAGGGGCTCGACGCGGCGCGTTCCGCGGCGACCGAGCTCTACGGTTCGGAGTATGTCAGCGACGCGCCGCGCCGGTACGACCGGAAGGTGAAGAACTCGCAGGAGGCGCACGAGGCGATCCGCCCGGCGGGCGAACGCTTTGCCACCCCGGGCCAGCTGGCTGGCTCCCTCGACGCGGAGGAGTTCAAGCTCTATGAGCTGATCTGGCAGCGCACCGTGGCCTCGCAGATGAACGATGCCCGTGGGACGTCCATGAAGGTCACCGTCGCGGGGACCGCCAGCTCCGGCGAGGCGGTCGAGTTCGCCGCGACGGGGCGCACGATCACGTTCCCGGGCTGGCTGCGCGCGTACTCGGACGCCACCGATCAGGAGGCGCACCTGCCGCGGCTGCGCGAGGGCGACGCGCTGGAGACGCAGGCGATCAGCGTCGACGGCCACTCCACGAACCCCCCGGCCCGCTACACCGAGGCGAGCCTGGTGAAGAAGATGGAGGACCTGGGCATTGGGCGCCCGTCGACGTACGCCTCGATTATCAAGACGATCCAGGACCGCGGTTACGTCGCCGTGCGCGGGAGCGCGCTCGTGCCCACGTGGGTGGCGTTTTCTGTGGTGGGGCTTCTGGAGAACAACTTCGACGCGCTCGTCGATTACGATTTCACCTCCTCGATGGAGGACGAGCTCGACGAGATCGCCCACGGCAACGAGAACCGCACCGAGTGGCTCACCGGCTTCTACTTCGGCGACGCTGACGCTGAGGACAGCATGGCCGAGGCCGTGGCACGCCGCGGCGGGCTCAAGCACATGATCGAGGACAACCTCGAAAGCATCGACGCCCGAGCGGCGAATTCGCTCGCGCTTTTCGACGACGACGAGGGCCGCCCCGTCATCGTCCGCGTGGGGCGCTACGGGCCCTACATCGAACGTCAGGTGGGCACGGACGACAACGGCGACCCGGACTACCAGCGCGCCAACGTGCCCGAGTCGGCCACCCCGGACGAGATCACCCTGGAGCTAGCGGAAAAGCTCTTCGCCACCCCGCGCTCTGGCCGGGAGCTGGGCGAGAACCCGGAGAACGGCCGCATGGTGGTGGCCAAGGAGGGCCGCTTCGGCCCGTACGTCACCGAGCTCGTGCGCGACGACGAGCGCGAGCGCGCCGAGGCGCACGCCGAGACCGTCGTCGCCGCCGAGCGCGCCGCCGAGGACGAACAGCGCGCCGCGGAGGGCAAGCGGGCGAAGAACTGGGAGACCAAGACCGCGGCGGCGCAGAAGGAAAAGCGGATCGCCGCGCTGGTGGACGAGCAGCTGAAACCGGCGACAGCCTCCCTGTTTTCCACCATGGAGCCGTCGACGGTGACCCTCGAGGAGGCGCTGAAGCTGTTGTCTCTGCCGCGCGAGGTGGGCGTCGACCCGGCGGACGGGGAGGTCATCACCGCGCAGAACGGGCGCTACGGGCCGTACCTGAAGAAGGGCAGCGATTCGCGTTCGCTGAGTAGCGAGGAGCAGATCTTCGACATCACCCTCGATGAGGCGCGCCGCATCTACGCCGAGCCGAAGCGTCGCGGCCGTGCCGCGGCGAAGCCGCCGCTGAAGATGCTGGGCGACAACGACGTCTCCGGCAAACCGATGAGCGTGAAGGACGGCCGCTTCGGCCCGTACGTTACCGACGGCTCGACCAACGCCTCTCTGCAGCGCGGGGATACCCCGGAGACGATGACGGATCAGCGCGCCAACGAGCTGCTCTCGGCCCGCCGCGCTCGCGAGGCGGAGGAGGGCACCGCGCCCGCGACGAAGAAAGCGACCAAGAAGGCGGCCCCGAAGAAGGCAACAAAGAAGACAACAAAGAAGGCGACGAAGAAGGCGACAAAGAAGGCCGCGAAGCGCCCTGCGAAAACGACGAAGCGCGTCGTCCGCGCGAGGAAGAAGTGA
- a CDS encoding DedA family protein: MIDSLIGFLENLMQMPIFYPLVSLLIIADALAPVVPSETVLNLAGAFSASRGVPHVGWVIAAAIIGGIIGDNICFRLGKRLITVVDRLDPNSKAGQSIAWVKRNMNRGAGATIIVARFLPWARWVATIVLSSVGYSWVAFIIYDTIGVVVWAFLSVGVGYLGGALFADYPLLAMIVGVALGSLVGLLIQKLQAWLFDWNDVRRGVSAA; encoded by the coding sequence GTGATCGATTCTTTGATCGGTTTCCTTGAAAACCTCATGCAGATGCCGATCTTCTATCCGCTGGTCAGCCTGCTGATCATCGCGGACGCGCTGGCCCCGGTCGTGCCCTCGGAAACCGTCCTCAACCTCGCCGGCGCCTTCTCCGCCTCCCGCGGCGTCCCCCACGTCGGGTGGGTCATCGCCGCCGCCATCATCGGCGGCATCATCGGCGACAACATCTGCTTCCGCCTCGGCAAACGCCTGATCACGGTGGTTGACCGCCTCGACCCCAACTCCAAAGCCGGCCAGTCGATCGCGTGGGTCAAACGCAACATGAACCGCGGCGCGGGCGCGACGATCATCGTCGCCCGCTTCCTGCCCTGGGCCCGGTGGGTGGCCACCATCGTGCTCAGCTCCGTGGGGTACAGCTGGGTAGCGTTTATCATCTACGACACCATCGGCGTCGTCGTCTGGGCGTTCCTCAGCGTCGGCGTCGGCTACCTCGGCGGGGCGCTCTTCGCCGACTACCCGCTGTTGGCCATGATCGTGGGCGTTGCCCTCGGCTCGCTCGTCGGGCTGCTCATCCAGAAGCTGCAGGCGTGGCTGTTTGACTGGAACGACGTGCGCCGCGGCGTATCGGCTGCGTAA
- a CDS encoding cold-shock protein, which produces MATGTVKWFNAEKGFGFIAPDDGSADVFVHYSEIQGSGFRTLEENQQVEFEIGEGAKGLQAQDVRAL; this is translated from the coding sequence ATGGCTACCGGAACAGTTAAGTGGTTCAACGCGGAGAAGGGCTTCGGCTTTATCGCGCCTGACGACGGCTCCGCTGACGTCTTCGTCCACTACTCCGAAATCCAGGGTTCGGGGTTCCGCACCCTGGAGGAGAACCAGCAGGTCGAGTTCGAGATTGGCGAGGGTGCCAAGGGCCTGCAGGCCCAGGACGTGCGGGCTCTCTAA